Proteins from one Rosa chinensis cultivar Old Blush chromosome 7, RchiOBHm-V2, whole genome shotgun sequence genomic window:
- the LOC112176905 gene encoding ATPase WRNIP1, protein MEMEQLLSMGFPTDLAAEALAATGGNSALKATDWILNRNSSTTSTSTPTATSQPKLDRFFLSQSTPSSNSQSQDKQEPEEQQSTPTSQLPKRRKLLVPETPPPTTSDKPATAAAHHQPLSERMRPRTLNDVVGQDHLLAPNSLLRSAIKCERLPSLVFWGPPGTGKTSIAKAIINSASSAASRPYRFVSLSAVTAGVKDVREAIDEARKRKKLNGQRTVLFIDEVHRFNKSQQDSFLPVIEDGSIVFMGATTENPSFHLITPLLSRSRVLDLRPLSPQYIEVLLRRAAENSEIGLSRSVGMQVDVEEEVIRFISANCDGDARVALNALEISATTAAARASTPDSVAGVTVEDAKEALQCKHVASDKAGEEHYNLISALHKSMRGSDANAAIYWLARMLEGGQEPLYIARRLVRFASEDVGLADPLALNQAVACYQACHFIGMPECNVILAQCVAYLALAPKSIAVYKAMNSAAEVVRSSVGQNEGVPLHLRNAPTKLMKDFGYGKGYIYTPDNPSAEQRFLPPSLEGYKFLDWPISNNTDG, encoded by the coding sequence ATGGAAATGGAGCAGCTGTTAAGCATGGGCTTCCCCACCGACCTCGCCGCTGAAGCCCTCGCCGCCACCGGCGGCAACTCCGCTCTCAAAGCCACCGATTGGATTCTCAACCGCAATTCCtccaccacctccacctccactcCCACCGCCACCTCTCAACCCAAACTCGATCGCTTCTTCCTCTCCCAATCCACCCCCTCCTCAAATTCACAATCCCAAGACAAACAAGAACCAGAAGAACAACAGTCCACCCCAACCTCCCAACTCCCCAAGCGCCGCAAACTTCTCGTCCCGGAAACCCCGCCGCCCACTACCTCCGATAAACCCGCAACCGCCGCGGCCCACCACCAGCCCTTGTCGGAGCGCATGCGGCCCAGGACCCTAAACGACGTCGTCGGCCAGGACCACCTCCTCGCCCCAAACTCCCTCCTCCGCTCCGCTATCAAATGCGAGCGTCTCCCTTCTCTCGTCTTCTGGGGCCCACCCGGCACCGGCAAGACCTCCATCGCCAAAGCCATCATCAACTCCGCCTCCTCCGCCGCCTCCCGGCCCTACCGGTTCGTCTCGCTCTCCGCCGTCACCGCCGGCGTCAAAGACGTCAGGGAAGCCATCGACGAGGcccggaagaggaagaagctgAACGGCCAGAGGACCGTTCTCTTCATCGACGAGGTTCACAGGTTCAACAAATCGCAGCAGGACTCTTTCTTGCCGGTGATCGAAGACGGCAGCATAGTCTTCATGGGCGCCACCACTGAGAACCCTTCGTTCCATTTGATCACGCCGCTCTTGTCTAGGTCTCGAGTTCTTGATCTTCGACCCTTGAGCCCACAATATATAGAGGTTCTTCTCCGGCGAGCGGCGGAAAACTCGGAAATCGGATTGTCTCGGAGTGTGGGGATGCAAGTAGATGTGGAGGAGGAAGTCATTCGTTTTATCTCCGCCAATTGCGACGGTGATGCTAGAGTGGCACTCAATGCATTGGAAATCTCAGCTACAACAGCAGCTGCCCGAGCCTCGACGCCGGATTCAGTAGCTGGTGTTACCGTGGAGGATGCCAAGGAAGCACTGCAATGCAAGCATGTGGCTTCGGACAAAGCAGGGGAAGAGCACTACAACCTCATCAGTGCGCTTCACAAGTCTATGAGAGGAAGTGATGCCAATGCTGCTATTTATTGGCTGGCAAGGATGCTTGAGGGAGGGCAGGAGCCTCTGTACATTGCGCGCCGGCTCGTAAGGTTTGCCAGCGAAGATGTGGGGCTGGCGGACCCATTGGCGCTTAATCAAGCTGTGGCTTGTTACCAAGCTTGTCACTTTATTGGAATGCCAGAGTGCAATGTGATTCTTGCACAGTGTGTGGCTTACTTGGCTTTGGCTCCAAAGTCGATTGCTGTTTATAAAGCAATGAATAGTGCAGCAGAAGTGGTGAGGAGTTCAGTTGGACAGAATGAGGGGGTGCCTCTTCATCTCAGGAATGCACCGACTAAGctgatgaaggattttgggtaTGGGAAAGGATATATATACACTCCTGACAATCCCTCTGCAGAACAGAGATTTCTACCGCCATCACTTGAAGGTTACAAGTTTCTGGATTGGCCAATCAGTAATAACACTGATGGATGA